A DNA window from Niabella yanshanensis contains the following coding sequences:
- the ccoG gene encoding cytochrome c oxidase accessory protein CcoG, with protein METSIDDIGPQKVSDSFRDRHSNVTDKGKRKWIYALKPKGRLYQYRSCLSFFYLGLFFTLPFIKINNLPAIQLNFTEAKFILLGKIFWPDDFFIFAIAMIAFIVFVALFTVIYGRIFCGWMCPQTIFMEFVFRKIEWWIEGAPGQQKKLNENSWGKEWMFKKALKHFIYLFISLLIAHTFLSYILGVKEVLNLIQHPISENAGLFIGLLFFTGLFYFVFAFIRDIVCTTICPYGRLQSVLFDKDTMQVSYDYNRGEPRGKIKKGSGQQLGDCIDCKLCVSVCPTGIDIRNGVQMECVGCTACIDACNAVMHKISRPSGLIRLASENQISKKHPFRINGKIRFYSVLLLALVGLMSFLLLSRKSIDTSISRVKGQLYQEIGKDSLSNLFQAKIINKTLSDVQYELRVEGDIPGTIKMIDTKHHTLKAESLSNATFFIAVPVNKIKARSSRIRISVYGDGQKIQTISSTFLGPFI; from the coding sequence ATGGAAACAAGTATAGATGATATCGGTCCGCAAAAAGTAAGCGACAGCTTTCGGGACAGGCATAGCAATGTAACTGATAAAGGCAAACGTAAATGGATCTACGCATTGAAGCCCAAGGGGAGGCTATATCAATACCGTAGTTGCCTGTCTTTTTTTTATCTCGGTTTATTCTTCACACTGCCCTTCATCAAAATAAATAACCTGCCGGCTATACAATTAAACTTTACCGAAGCAAAGTTTATACTCTTGGGTAAAATTTTCTGGCCCGATGATTTTTTCATCTTTGCAATAGCCATGATTGCATTTATAGTTTTCGTTGCCTTATTCACGGTGATCTATGGTAGAATATTTTGCGGTTGGATGTGCCCCCAAACCATTTTCATGGAATTTGTATTCCGGAAAATAGAATGGTGGATAGAAGGGGCTCCCGGCCAACAAAAAAAACTTAATGAAAATTCCTGGGGAAAAGAATGGATGTTCAAAAAAGCATTGAAACATTTCATTTACCTTTTCATTTCCCTGCTGATAGCACACACTTTTCTCTCTTATATACTTGGCGTAAAAGAAGTATTGAACCTGATCCAACATCCGATTTCAGAAAATGCCGGATTATTCATAGGCCTCCTTTTTTTTACCGGCCTCTTTTATTTTGTTTTTGCTTTTATAAGAGATATCGTTTGTACTACTATTTGTCCCTACGGCAGGTTACAAAGTGTGCTCTTTGACAAAGACACGATGCAGGTATCTTATGACTATAACCGTGGTGAGCCGCGCGGAAAGATCAAAAAAGGCTCAGGGCAGCAATTGGGAGATTGTATTGACTGTAAATTATGTGTCAGCGTATGCCCTACCGGTATTGATATCCGAAATGGTGTGCAAATGGAATGTGTAGGTTGTACGGCCTGTATTGATGCCTGTAATGCAGTAATGCATAAGATCAGCCGCCCCTCCGGCTTAATACGATTGGCCTCAGAGAACCAGATCTCGAAAAAACACCCCTTCCGCATCAATGGTAAGATCAGGTTCTATTCGGTACTATTGCTGGCGTTGGTTGGACTCATGTCTTTCCTGCTGTTATCCAGAAAAAGTATCGACACTTCTATATCAAGAGTGAAAGGCCAGCTTTACCAGGAAATAGGAAAGGATTCCCTCTCCAATTTGTTCCAGGCAAAGATCATTAACAAAACACTTAGTGATGTGCAATATGAGCTAAGAGTAGAAGGTGATATTCCCGGCACCATTAAAATGATCGATACAAAACACCATACTTTAAAAGCTGAAAGTTTAAGCAATGCAACATTTTTTATAGCAGTTCCGGTAAACAAGATAAAAGCCCGGTCATCCAGAATCAGGATCAGCGTATATGGCGATGGACAAAAGATACAGACCATCTCTTCTACCTTCCTGGGACCGTTTATTTAA
- a CDS encoding FixH family protein: MSWGNRVIIILVVFVAGITFMVYLSMRQTNEVVDANYYEREMKYQQVIDGKKNLLALGDSVTIMNDGAVIKVAFPPSTITRLDSGSIQFMKLSNAKDDKFIPMSGNKTALYQIPLSYISKGLYKVRIDWSNQGTPYYHEQSFNIQ; encoded by the coding sequence ATGAGTTGGGGAAACAGAGTTATTATTATCCTTGTCGTATTCGTAGCCGGAATCACATTCATGGTATACCTATCCATGCGCCAAACCAACGAGGTGGTAGATGCTAATTATTATGAGCGGGAAATGAAATACCAGCAGGTGATTGATGGCAAAAAAAACCTACTGGCACTGGGCGATTCAGTTACCATCATGAACGATGGCGCCGTTATAAAAGTTGCATTCCCTCCTTCAACAATAACAAGGCTCGACTCCGGATCGATACAATTCATGAAACTCTCCAATGCAAAAGATGACAAATTCATTCCTATGAGCGGCAATAAAACTGCCCTTTACCAGATACCGCTCAGCTACATAAGCAAAGGTTTGTATAAAGTTCGTATCGACTGGAGCAACCAGGGAACACCTTATTACCACGAACAAAGTTTTAATATCCAGTAG
- a CDS encoding sulfite exporter TauE/SafE family protein — protein sequence MIEAMITGLTMGLAGSLHCIGMCGPLALALPIHSAKGFSRFLSALAYNTGRTITYFSMGTVLGWTGSRLVVVGYQQLFSISAGVLILLLLIAGKYLRHIRLFPALQTHFKKYIAVFLTRKNSVQGLFIFGLLNGLLPCGLVYMAIASALIIGGPMQSGIFMAAFGLGTIPLMLILMVTGHMISFSARTTVKKAVPYFIGFVAVLMILRGLNLGIPYISPAFGTAPAVTSHCAPAH from the coding sequence ATGATTGAGGCTATGATAACGGGTTTAACTATGGGACTGGCAGGCAGCCTGCATTGCATAGGCATGTGCGGCCCTCTGGCCCTGGCACTACCCATCCATAGCGCAAAAGGCTTTAGCCGGTTTTTGTCTGCACTAGCCTACAATACGGGTCGCACTATTACTTATTTCTCGATGGGTACAGTCCTGGGATGGACGGGGTCACGGTTAGTGGTAGTGGGCTACCAGCAATTATTTTCTATCAGCGCCGGAGTATTGATCCTTTTATTATTGATAGCAGGTAAATACCTCCGTCATATAAGGTTGTTCCCGGCCCTCCAGACTCATTTTAAAAAATATATTGCCGTTTTTTTAACAAGAAAAAATTCGGTACAGGGTCTGTTTATTTTTGGGTTGCTTAACGGCTTGTTACCCTGTGGGTTGGTCTATATGGCTATCGCCTCAGCATTGATCATAGGAGGTCCTATGCAGTCGGGCATTTTCATGGCAGCGTTCGGACTTGGCACTATTCCATTAATGCTGATCCTGATGGTTACGGGTCATATGATTTCATTTTCTGCCAGGACAACCGTGAAAAAAGCAGTGCCTTATTTTATCGGTTTTGTGGCTGTTCTAATGATCCTGCGAGGTCTTAACCTGGGCATTCCTTATATAAGTCCGGCATTTGGTACAGCTCCTGCAGTTACAAGCCATTGTGCGCCCGCCCACTAA
- a CDS encoding lipocalin family protein, with amino-acid sequence MTITKNLTVLLVAAAIFLVSCSSGKNVPIAPRKDFKGNWTITSAQLQGAEGKVNVTAFDDAALKCFEGSEWVLPNNGYGSYTINGGADCPAGARQIIWSQRVNGGTTTFNFKKMDGVKKSDSKHVQEGYSLEVTSFTENSFVAQSPIQFEGRTVYIVYTFERR; translated from the coding sequence ATGACTATTACAAAAAATCTGACAGTCCTACTGGTAGCCGCCGCTATTTTTCTCGTATCCTGCTCGTCCGGTAAAAATGTGCCGATAGCGCCAAGAAAGGATTTTAAAGGTAACTGGACCATTACATCGGCACAGCTGCAGGGGGCTGAGGGAAAAGTAAATGTCACCGCTTTCGATGACGCCGCTTTAAAATGTTTCGAAGGCAGCGAATGGGTATTGCCTAATAATGGCTATGGCTCTTATACTATCAACGGCGGTGCTGATTGCCCCGCAGGAGCGAGACAGATCATTTGGTCGCAACGCGTAAACGGGGGTACAACCACTTTTAACTTCAAAAAAATGGACGGTGTAAAGAAAAGTGATTCTAAACATGTTCAGGAAGGGTATTCATTGGAGGTTACTTCTTTTACGGAGAATTCTTTCGTTGCTCAAAGCCCCATACAGTTTGAAGGCAGAACCGTTTATATAGTTTATACCTTTGAAAGAAGATAA
- a CDS encoding SufE family protein codes for MDLNKVQDTIIEEFELMIDQVKSKFKYLRHFADMGAKPALYVLERTNEKLVRLTKSRIWLDAEYRDGKVYYYGDSDSKIIKGILALYIRVFSGRTPHEIINSDVYFVNEISLHSNLSVERRNDMSSVLQRIRAFAAGYKLKSLGV; via the coding sequence ATGGATTTAAACAAAGTACAGGATACCATTATTGAAGAATTCGAACTGATGATCGACCAGGTAAAAAGCAAGTTCAAATACCTCCGCCATTTTGCTGATATGGGCGCTAAACCTGCCCTGTATGTCTTAGAGAGAACCAACGAAAAGCTTGTCAGGCTTACCAAATCGCGCATTTGGCTGGATGCTGAATACCGGGATGGTAAAGTGTATTATTACGGCGACAGCGATAGTAAAATTATTAAAGGAATACTCGCTCTTTACATCAGGGTGTTTTCCGGACGTACGCCACATGAGATCATTAACTCTGATGTTTACTTCGTTAATGAAATAAGTTTGCATAGTAATTTGTCTGTTGAAAGACGAAATGACATGTCTTCTGTATTGCAACGTATCCGTGCTTTTGCTGCAGGGTATAAACTAAAGAGCCTGGGTGTATAA
- a CDS encoding cation:proton antiporter: MGKLKNTIFYILTIGGLSVLIYRMVTMGEKLEGGRQVVKPDSFKGQWGEFMDTLSHNLQHPLALLLAQIITIILAAKLFGWICRKIGQPTVVGEMIAGILLGPSLLGLYLPEFSNVLFPKQSLGNLQFLSQIGLILFMFIVGMELDLKMLRKQTHDAVVISHASIIVPFASGIGLAYFIYESFAPEGVQFLSFGLFMGIAMSITAFPVLARIVQERGITKTRLGAIVITCAAADDITAWCILAAVIAIVKAGSFTSSLYIMALALVYVIVMIKMVRPFLSRIGSICTSKQTLTKPIVTIFFLTLIVSAYAAEVIGIHALFGAFMAGAIMPDNIRFRNLFIGKIEDIALIILLPLFFVFTGLRTQIGLLSDPALWKLTAMIIVIAVAGKFLGSALAAKFVGQSWKDSLSIGALMNTRGLMELVVLNIGYDLGVLTPQVFSMMVLMALITTFMTGPALDLINWAFRSRPQVSGQELKDMSKYKILLSFDKPWSGVNLLKLANAFTNKMNGNASLTAAHFSPANKLHFYDVEEYEKEMFRPVMEESVIMNRKLETVFKESADLDNEVTVAANRGNYDLLLISLQESIYEGSLLGRLLGFTTRIINPEKLLNTVTGKENIFDTSPFDEHTRQILSKLQVPVGILVDKGFSDPDQVFIPVLEEQDVFLIDYAQKLIHNTGAQVTIADASGVLKVNDTARERIRSIEQKAPNHIALNSTAVITSESLKGRNLMLISLNSWKTLIESKSSWLSDIPSTLVIADKPG, from the coding sequence ATGGGCAAATTAAAAAATACGATCTTCTATATTCTAACTATTGGCGGACTCTCGGTACTTATTTACCGGATGGTAACAATGGGAGAGAAATTAGAAGGTGGCAGGCAGGTTGTTAAGCCCGATTCTTTTAAAGGGCAATGGGGAGAATTTATGGATACTTTGTCGCATAACCTGCAGCATCCGTTGGCGCTCCTGCTGGCACAGATTATTACCATTATTCTCGCAGCGAAACTATTCGGCTGGATTTGCAGGAAAATAGGTCAGCCTACTGTAGTAGGCGAAATGATTGCCGGTATTTTATTGGGTCCTTCTTTGCTGGGATTGTACCTGCCGGAGTTTTCCAATGTTTTATTTCCCAAACAATCATTGGGTAACCTGCAATTCCTGAGCCAGATAGGTCTGATCCTGTTTATGTTTATTGTAGGAATGGAACTGGATTTGAAGATGTTGCGAAAACAAACGCATGATGCTGTGGTGATCAGTCATGCCAGCATTATTGTGCCTTTTGCGTCAGGCATCGGATTGGCTTATTTCATATACGAATCTTTTGCACCCGAAGGTGTACAGTTTTTATCCTTTGGTTTATTTATGGGCATCGCCATGAGCATTACAGCTTTTCCTGTGCTGGCCAGGATCGTGCAGGAGCGGGGTATCACTAAAACCCGGCTGGGGGCTATAGTCATTACCTGTGCAGCAGCAGATGATATTACTGCCTGGTGTATCCTGGCGGCTGTTATTGCTATTGTAAAGGCGGGATCTTTTACAAGCTCCCTCTATATAATGGCGCTGGCCCTGGTTTATGTAATTGTAATGATTAAAATGGTGCGCCCTTTTTTATCACGTATTGGCAGCATTTGTACTTCAAAGCAAACACTCACCAAGCCAATTGTAACCATCTTTTTTCTGACCCTGATCGTTTCGGCTTATGCGGCGGAAGTGATTGGGATTCATGCACTGTTTGGTGCTTTTATGGCAGGGGCCATTATGCCGGATAATATTAGATTCCGCAATCTCTTTATCGGGAAGATAGAGGATATAGCTTTGATTATATTACTACCTCTATTTTTTGTTTTTACGGGTTTAAGAACCCAGATAGGTTTATTAAGTGACCCGGCGCTATGGAAGCTGACTGCAATGATCATTGTTATAGCGGTTGCCGGTAAATTTTTAGGCAGTGCACTGGCAGCGAAATTTGTGGGTCAAAGCTGGAAGGACAGTCTTTCTATAGGAGCCCTAATGAACACCAGAGGTTTGATGGAGCTGGTAGTATTAAACATCGGATATGATCTGGGCGTACTAACACCCCAGGTTTTTTCAATGATGGTATTAATGGCCCTTATAACCACTTTTATGACCGGTCCTGCGCTTGATTTGATCAATTGGGCATTTAGGTCGAGACCACAGGTGTCGGGACAGGAGCTCAAAGATATGAGTAAATATAAGATATTGCTCTCTTTTGATAAACCCTGGTCGGGGGTGAATTTATTAAAGCTGGCGAATGCTTTTACCAATAAGATGAACGGTAACGCATCATTAACAGCCGCCCACTTCTCTCCTGCAAACAAATTGCATTTTTATGATGTAGAAGAATATGAAAAGGAAATGTTTCGTCCGGTAATGGAAGAGTCTGTAATTATGAATCGAAAACTGGAAACAGTTTTTAAGGAGTCTGCCGATCTCGATAACGAAGTTACGGTTGCTGCCAATAGAGGCAACTATGACCTTTTATTGATCAGTCTTCAGGAGTCGATTTATGAAGGAAGCCTGCTGGGCAGATTGCTGGGCTTTACAACAAGAATCATCAACCCCGAAAAATTATTGAATACAGTTACCGGTAAGGAGAATATCTTTGATACTTCACCTTTTGACGAACATACCCGCCAGATTCTTTCTAAATTACAGGTGCCGGTGGGCATTTTGGTAGACAAAGGATTTTCAGATCCCGACCAGGTATTTATTCCTGTTCTGGAAGAGCAGGATGTATTCCTGATCGATTATGCCCAGAAATTGATTCATAATACCGGGGCTCAGGTAACCATCGCTGATGCTTCCGGTGTTTTAAAAGTAAATGATACGGCTCGGGAACGGATTCGCTCGATAGAGCAAAAAGCGCCGAATCATATAGCGTTGAACAGCACCGCTGTTATTACCTCTGAAAGTCTCAAAGGACGTAACCTCATGTTAATCAGCCTTAACAGCTGGAAAACATTGATAGAATCAAAAAGCAGCTGGCTGTCAGATATACCATCCACATTGGTGATTGCTGATAAGCCCGGATAA
- a CDS encoding LytR/AlgR family response regulator transcription factor: MTTKLRCLLLDDEIPGLTYLKMLCEQLQDLEVAKAFNSPVYFLEEVPKLEFDFCILDIEMPEMNGLQVAALLKGKPVVFTTAYKEYAAEAFDLDAVDYVRKPVKKERLQQAVDKVKHRLESKNQGARFVQLNTEKGKALIYFDQLLYIKASGVDSRDKSALLADQSFVMLKNISFEKLQELLPKEGFVRVNKKEMISLKTVQTFSSDEITTKITAASGEPLKVVLSDAYRKEFIQRVNL; encoded by the coding sequence TTGACTACAAAGCTCAGATGCTTACTGCTGGATGATGAGATTCCGGGTCTTACTTACCTGAAGATGCTTTGCGAGCAGTTGCAGGACCTGGAAGTTGCAAAAGCTTTTAACAGCCCTGTTTATTTTTTAGAAGAAGTCCCAAAACTGGAATTTGATTTTTGTATCCTGGATATTGAAATGCCCGAAATGAATGGCTTGCAGGTGGCAGCCCTGTTAAAAGGAAAGCCGGTTGTTTTTACAACTGCATATAAAGAATACGCTGCCGAAGCCTTTGACCTGGATGCAGTAGATTATGTAAGAAAGCCGGTAAAGAAAGAGCGCTTACAGCAAGCTGTTGATAAGGTAAAGCACCGGCTGGAAAGTAAAAACCAGGGCGCGCGTTTTGTACAACTGAATACAGAAAAGGGAAAGGCATTGATTTATTTTGATCAGCTGCTTTATATAAAAGCCTCCGGGGTGGATAGCAGGGACAAATCGGCCTTACTGGCAGATCAGAGCTTTGTAATGCTTAAAAATATATCCTTCGAAAAGCTGCAGGAGTTGTTGCCAAAAGAGGGTTTTGTGCGTGTTAACAAGAAAGAAATGATCTCTTTGAAAACGGTTCAAACCTTTTCTTCGGATGAAATTACAACTAAAATAACTGCCGCTTCGGGCGAACCATTAAAAGTAGTGCTGAGCGACGCTTACCGCAAAGAGTTTATTCAGCGGGTCAACCTTTAA
- a CDS encoding sensor histidine kinase translates to MAVAFSYLMLNSHTSGIFWIAAIIVAILLGVIVYLSIRLAKSGKQKKNMEDRFQQIENRMNSLQLETLESRLNPHLFKNILNSIQSHAYQTYFALDKLGNVLDYILYESRKKLVTPKEEIDFALSLIEINKIKISPLFELNVKARVNESEPLYKQRILAPLISIDLIENAFKHADLQSPDAFISIVFEFRDDHFYLTVSNKISSKKPIEKEKGGIGVMTLENRLRIIYKNHFKLEKLIEGDVYIAHLKINLLDYKAQMLTAG, encoded by the coding sequence TTGGCTGTAGCTTTCTCTTATTTAATGTTGAATAGTCATACATCCGGTATTTTTTGGATTGCTGCAATAATTGTTGCAATACTCCTTGGCGTGATTGTATACCTGAGTATCAGGTTAGCTAAATCAGGTAAGCAAAAAAAGAATATGGAAGACCGCTTTCAGCAGATAGAAAACAGGATGAATTCTCTTCAGCTGGAAACACTCGAATCGCGCCTCAACCCGCACCTGTTTAAAAACATTCTCAACTCTATACAGTCACATGCCTACCAAACCTATTTTGCCCTGGATAAACTGGGAAATGTGCTGGATTATATTTTGTATGAAAGCCGGAAGAAATTGGTGACTCCAAAAGAGGAGATAGATTTTGCATTGAGCCTGATAGAGATCAATAAGATAAAGATCAGTCCCTTATTTGAGCTGAATGTAAAGGCCAGGGTCAATGAATCTGAGCCCTTGTATAAACAAAGAATACTGGCGCCTTTAATTTCCATTGACCTGATAGAAAATGCCTTTAAGCATGCAGACCTGCAAAGCCCTGATGCATTTATTTCCATCGTTTTTGAATTTCGGGATGATCATTTCTACCTGACGGTATCCAATAAAATATCTTCTAAAAAGCCCATTGAAAAAGAAAAGGGCGGTATTGGAGTTATGACACTCGAAAATCGGCTGCGTATCATTTATAAGAATCATTTTAAGCTGGAAAAGCTTATTGAAGGAGATGTTTATATTGCACACTTAAAAATTAATCTTCTTGACTACAAAGCTCAGATGCTTACTGCTGGATGA
- a CDS encoding trans-sulfuration enzyme family protein, translated as MTGKNIKGLATAAIHACGNSLPEHAHVMPIFATSSFTFDNAAQGMARFSGEEKGYTYSRFGNPTTDTAAKLIADLEAFGATDENGNTLEAWGLLTASGQAAMSTMIMANVSAGDTILSSQSLYGGTQEFFSGILPRFGVTCISLDLNNAELLEATLQQTPSIRLIHLETPANPGMQCIDIAAVSALAKKFDVLVTVDNTFATPYLQQPFKLGADLIFHSTTKFLNGHGSAIGGVILGKDQQSFQKVYPTYKLLGANANPFDAFLLLQGIKTLATRMDKHCDNAEAVARFLQQHSAVLKVNYNGLETHPDYQLCRSQMRRAGAVLSFELKDGFEEAVHFIDRLQIFVRAVSLGTTDSLISHPASMSHAAVAKEQRLKAGITDGLVRMSVGLEDITDLIADLEQALR; from the coding sequence ATGACCGGTAAGAATATAAAAGGACTAGCAACTGCTGCTATTCATGCATGCGGAAACTCCCTACCCGAGCACGCTCATGTGATGCCCATCTTTGCAACTTCATCTTTCACATTTGACAATGCTGCACAAGGCATGGCCCGGTTTTCGGGTGAAGAAAAAGGATATACCTATTCAAGATTTGGCAATCCTACTACGGATACTGCGGCAAAGCTGATCGCAGACCTGGAGGCATTTGGCGCAACCGATGAAAATGGGAATACCCTTGAAGCCTGGGGTTTATTGACTGCTTCAGGGCAGGCCGCCATGTCTACCATGATCATGGCCAATGTTTCAGCAGGAGACACTATTTTATCCAGCCAATCTTTATACGGAGGAACACAGGAGTTTTTCAGTGGCATATTGCCCCGATTTGGAGTTACATGCATCTCACTGGACCTGAACAACGCTGAATTACTGGAAGCTACTTTGCAGCAGACGCCTTCGATCCGACTCATACACCTGGAAACGCCGGCCAACCCAGGTATGCAATGTATCGACATTGCGGCCGTAAGCGCACTGGCTAAAAAGTTCGATGTGCTGGTAACGGTCGATAATACTTTTGCAACCCCTTATCTCCAACAGCCTTTTAAGCTGGGCGCTGATCTTATTTTCCATTCTACCACCAAGTTTTTAAATGGTCATGGGAGCGCGATAGGTGGCGTGATTTTGGGGAAAGACCAGCAAAGCTTTCAAAAAGTGTACCCTACTTATAAACTGCTGGGCGCAAATGCCAATCCATTTGATGCTTTTCTTTTGTTACAGGGAATTAAAACACTGGCTACCCGTATGGACAAGCATTGCGACAATGCAGAGGCAGTAGCGAGGTTCCTGCAGCAACACTCCGCTGTTTTAAAAGTAAATTATAACGGACTTGAAACGCATCCCGATTATCAACTTTGCCGGTCTCAAATGCGGCGTGCCGGTGCGGTGCTCAGTTTTGAATTAAAGGACGGCTTTGAAGAAGCAGTGCACTTTATTGACCGGCTTCAGATTTTTGTAAGAGCCGTATCCCTGGGCACAACGGACAGCCTTATATCCCATCCCGCATCGATGTCACATGCAGCGGTAGCTAAAGAGCAGCGCTTAAAGGCCGGTATCACAGACGGACTCGTCAGAATGAGTGTAGGCCTGGAAGACATAACGGACCTGATCGCTGACCTGGAACAGGCCCTGAGATAG
- a CDS encoding Arc family DNA binding domain-containing protein, translated as MNDKKSFILRINPDTFQALEKWAADEFRSVNGQIEYLLHEAVLRSGRGKTGAQPGEKAKTKGKEKS; from the coding sequence TTGAACGATAAGAAGAGTTTTATATTAAGAATTAATCCCGACACTTTTCAGGCGCTTGAAAAATGGGCCGCCGATGAATTCAGGAGTGTCAATGGGCAAATAGAGTATTTACTGCATGAGGCAGTGCTGAGATCGGGCAGGGGAAAAACCGGAGCTCAGCCAGGCGAAAAGGCAAAGACAAAAGGAAAAGAAAAAAGCTGA
- a CDS encoding SPFH domain-containing protein, with translation MEKIVKPMSGFLALIISLVLLGLGVFFMFLQSERTVAGVVLGLLCFVLFVFFIKGLMIIQPNHSRVLTFFGRYVGSVKENGLFFINPLYGTHKLSLRSQNMQGQTLKVNDKMGNPIEIGAVVVWQVGDTYKAAYDVANYVDYVNAQSEAAIRHLAVSFPYDNLEDEHAGITLREGGEKVNQILEQELTDRLARAGIIVQEARISHLAYASEIAGAMLQRQQATAIVAARTKIVEGAVGMVDLALKKLSAENIVELDDERKAAMVSNLMVVLCGEKAAQPILNAGTLHH, from the coding sequence ATGGAAAAAATCGTAAAACCAATGTCAGGATTTCTGGCGCTGATCATATCCCTGGTTCTTCTGGGGTTGGGTGTTTTCTTTATGTTCTTACAATCTGAACGTACTGTTGCAGGTGTGGTATTGGGTCTGTTATGTTTCGTGCTATTTGTATTTTTTATTAAAGGCCTGATGATCATACAACCGAATCATTCAAGAGTACTTACATTTTTTGGCAGGTATGTAGGTTCTGTTAAAGAAAACGGACTGTTCTTTATCAACCCGTTGTATGGTACACACAAATTAAGCCTGCGTTCTCAGAATATGCAGGGCCAAACTTTGAAGGTAAATGATAAGATGGGTAACCCTATTGAGATTGGGGCGGTAGTGGTATGGCAGGTAGGAGATACCTATAAAGCGGCTTACGATGTAGCTAACTATGTAGATTATGTGAATGCGCAAAGCGAAGCGGCTATCAGGCACCTGGCGGTAAGCTTTCCCTATGATAATCTTGAAGATGAACATGCGGGTATTACGCTAAGAGAAGGCGGAGAAAAAGTGAACCAGATATTGGAGCAGGAGTTGACCGACCGCTTGGCGCGGGCTGGTATTATTGTGCAGGAAGCCCGTATCAGTCACCTGGCATATGCTTCAGAAATTGCGGGAGCTATGTTGCAACGACAGCAAGCTACCGCTATTGTGGCTGCCCGTACAAAAATTGTAGAAGGTGCCGTAGGTATGGTAGATCTGGCATTAAAAAAACTATCTGCAGAGAATATTGTTGAGTTAGACGATGAGCGCAAAGCTGCTATGGTGAGTAATTTAATGGTAGTGTTGTGTGGAGAAAAAGCTGCTCAGCCTATTTTAAACGCAGGGACCCTGCATCATTAG
- a CDS encoding SpoIIAA family protein: MITEIKEISNNIVAFKACGTIHGNDFETTLVPAIQQYKRSHKELNYMLVLEHDLSSFSITWWIKSLWLAVRDWSTWKRCAIISNLEGLKNFNNETCNDIPGELRIYPHEQMDDAIRWLHTNNGS, encoded by the coding sequence ATGATTACAGAAATAAAAGAAATATCAAACAATATTGTAGCATTCAAGGCATGCGGAACCATTCATGGAAATGATTTCGAGACAACGCTGGTTCCGGCTATCCAACAGTATAAACGAAGTCACAAAGAGCTCAATTACATGCTGGTGCTGGAACATGATCTTAGTAGTTTTTCTATTACCTGGTGGATTAAAAGCCTGTGGCTGGCTGTAAGGGACTGGAGCACCTGGAAGCGTTGTGCGATCATCAGCAACCTGGAAGGGCTGAAAAACTTCAATAATGAAACATGCAACGACATCCCCGGTGAATTGCGCATTTACCCTCATGAACAAATGGATGACGCGATCAGATGGCTGCATACTAATAATGGATCTTAA
- the tssD gene encoding type VI secretion system tube protein TssD produces MALNAYLKITGSKQGIIKGSCIQRGKEGLIEVIAFDHEITSPRDAATGQASGKRQHQPLVVTKELDKSTTALIQALIQNETLSSFELKFFAPNKLGTAGGQGAEFNHFTIRLKNASVTGIKTIMPNNKNPELSKYAEYEECSFVYEEIEWVWTLGSLTTNDSLKSNP; encoded by the coding sequence ATGGCACTAAATGCATACCTGAAAATTACGGGAAGCAAACAAGGCATCATCAAAGGCAGCTGTATTCAAAGAGGCAAGGAAGGACTGATAGAGGTCATTGCCTTTGATCACGAAATAACATCACCCCGCGATGCGGCCACGGGTCAGGCCAGTGGAAAGCGCCAGCACCAACCGCTGGTTGTTACCAAAGAGCTGGACAAAAGCACAACAGCCCTGATCCAGGCTTTGATTCAGAATGAAACACTAAGTTCTTTTGAATTGAAGTTCTTTGCACCTAATAAACTGGGAACAGCCGGAGGACAAGGCGCAGAATTCAATCATTTTACTATACGACTGAAGAATGCTTCAGTTACAGGTATCAAAACTATTATGCCCAATAATAAAAATCCGGAGCTGAGTAAATATGCGGAATACGAAGAATGTTCTTTTGTTTACGAGGAAATAGAATGGGTTTGGACACTAGGAAGCTTAACTACCAATGATTCTCTCAAGTCAAATCCTTAA